The Benincasa hispida cultivar B227 chromosome 11, ASM972705v1, whole genome shotgun sequence genome has a segment encoding these proteins:
- the LOC120090147 gene encoding uncharacterized protein LOC120090147, whose translation MAKNRNKKKRSGPVSMDVTENTVHELPQAMDVSESAVHKPTSGALNLKLKKGRPMKRSKNVRKTKAMAKAISKSEQSTEKILKNQSKTARIQSAKALYE comes from the exons ATGGCGAAGAACCGGAATAAGAAGAAGCGAAGTGGGCCTGTTTCAATGGACGTAACTGAAAACACCGTTCACGAGCTCCCTCAAG CGATGGACGTGTCTGAGTCTGCAGTTCATAAACCAACTTCCGGCGCTCTCAACTT AAAGTTGAAAAAGGGAAGGCCAATGAAGCGATCCAAGAATGTTAGGAAAACAAAAGCCATGGCAAAGGCCATATCTAAGAGCGAGCAGTCGAcggagaaaattttgaaaaatcagaGCAAAACTGCCAGAATACAATCTGCAAAAGCATTGTATGAATGA